From Nguyenibacter vanlangensis, one genomic window encodes:
- a CDS encoding OmpA family protein, translating to MTLRHGLLTGSFLAASCALGAVLSVAPAAAQPVQGLYVAGAGGASFNQDQRVRSSPNFPDGRDSYHTGVTGIGSVGWGLGNGFRVEIEGNYRNNGLQGFNSGAVPGSRAGGRQQTYGVMANALFDMDIGKSWLFPYFGAGVGYAWQAMNASVTAPNNSFSQQIGGTYGNFAYQGIFGLAFPVPWVVGLSATAEYRFWTMLGPQSHGARALGTIGGYDMMHPYGASSGNRDTKTDFNHSLLLGLRYEFNPAPPPPPPAPEPAAPAPAQSRTYLVFFDWDKAALTERARSIVAAAAQASTHTQTTRIEVDGYTDNSAAHPGPRGARYNMALSLRRAQAVQAELVRDGVPGAAIEIHGFGESHPLVPTGPNTREPQNRRVEIILK from the coding sequence ATGACATTGCGGCACGGATTGCTTACGGGGTCCTTCCTCGCGGCTTCATGCGCCCTCGGCGCCGTCCTGTCCGTGGCCCCGGCCGCTGCCCAGCCGGTGCAGGGCCTGTATGTCGCCGGCGCCGGCGGGGCCAGCTTCAACCAGGACCAGCGGGTACGGTCCTCGCCCAATTTCCCCGACGGGCGCGACAGCTACCATACCGGCGTCACCGGCATCGGCAGCGTCGGCTGGGGCCTGGGCAACGGTTTCCGCGTGGAAATCGAGGGCAATTACCGCAATAACGGGCTGCAGGGCTTCAATTCGGGCGCAGTGCCCGGCAGCCGGGCCGGCGGGCGCCAGCAGACCTATGGCGTCATGGCCAATGCCCTGTTCGACATGGATATCGGTAAGAGCTGGCTGTTCCCGTATTTCGGCGCGGGCGTCGGCTATGCCTGGCAGGCGATGAATGCCAGCGTCACGGCGCCGAACAACAGCTTCAGCCAGCAGATCGGCGGCACCTACGGCAATTTCGCCTATCAGGGGATCTTCGGCCTGGCCTTCCCGGTGCCGTGGGTGGTCGGGCTGTCGGCCACCGCGGAATACCGGTTCTGGACGATGCTGGGGCCCCAGTCGCACGGTGCGCGCGCGCTGGGCACCATCGGCGGCTATGACATGATGCACCCCTATGGCGCGTCGTCGGGCAATCGCGACACCAAGACCGATTTCAACCATTCCCTGCTGCTGGGCCTGCGCTACGAATTCAATCCGGCGCCCCCGCCGCCGCCGCCCGCGCCCGAACCCGCGGCTCCGGCGCCCGCGCAGAGCCGGACTTATCTGGTGTTCTTCGACTGGGACAAGGCGGCGCTGACCGAGCGTGCCCGCAGCATCGTCGCGGCCGCTGCCCAGGCATCGACCCACACCCAGACGACGCGGATCGAGGTGGACGGCTATACCGACAATTCCGCCGCCCATCCCGGGCCGCGCGGCGCACGCTACAACATGGCGCTGTCGCTGCGCCGCGCCCAGGCCGTGCAGGCCGAACTGGTCCGCGACGGCGTGCCCGGCGCCGCGATCGAGATCCACGGCTTCGGCGAATCGCATCCGCTGGTGCCGACCGGCCCCAACACCCGCGAGCCGCAGAATCGGCGCGTCGAGATCATTCTGAAATAA
- the topA gene encoding type I DNA topoisomerase has product MTDVVVVESPAKAKTINKYLGDGFTVLASFGHVRDLPPKDGSVRPDENFAMDWEADERGTRQVAAIAKALRGARHLYLATDPDREGEAISWHVRAMLEERNLLKGVDVQRVTFNEITKSAIRAAMAQPRDLDQPLIEAYLARRALDYLVGFTLSPVLWRKLPGSRSAGRVQSVALRLICEREAEIESFRSREYWTVGAEFTTPEGARFTARLTHLAGRKLEQFDLHDEAGAMAAKAAVEAGQFAVRSVERRKVRRNPPPPFTTSTLQQEASRKLGMGAQVTMRTAQQLYEGIDLGGETVGLITYMRTDGVQMAGEAIAAIRGHIGESFGAAYLPDKARIYSTRAKNAQEAHEAIRPTDVDRAPAEVARYLTDDQRRLYELIWKRSVASQMQSAELDQVIVEIADAGGAATLRATGSMIAFDGFLKLYSEGRDDTGSKDEQDEDSRMLPPMRERDPLRRGAVAAEQHFTQPPPRYSEASLVKKMEEIGIGRPSTYASILSVLRDRNYVRLEARRFIPEDRGRLVTAFLTSFFERYVDTQFTAGLEEQLDDISGGRADWRDVMAAFWQDFSHAVDQTKELKISDVINALDNDLAPHFFPARPDGGDPRVCTACGTGRLGLKLGRYGAFIGCSNYPTCQFTRRLVVDPKEEGDADTLKDGMRVLGQHPETGDEISVRRGPWGLYVQQGEPDPEDKKAKPRRATIPRGIEGDKITLDQAVGLLSLPRIIGPHPETGEMIEAGLGRFGPYVKMGAVFGSLDKDDDILTVGLNRAVDVLARKLASVRTLAPHPKDGEPVIVRKGRFGPYVQHGQVVANLPRGEAMEDVTLDAALALLAEKGKPLKPRGKAAAKKAPVKKASAKKAAAPKAAPKEAKPKAARASAKADTKESAPPRARRAAAKAG; this is encoded by the coding sequence ATGACTGATGTCGTCGTGGTCGAGTCGCCCGCCAAGGCGAAGACGATCAACAAGTATCTGGGGGATGGATTTACGGTACTCGCCTCGTTCGGCCATGTGCGCGACCTGCCGCCGAAGGATGGCAGCGTCCGGCCCGACGAGAATTTCGCCATGGACTGGGAGGCCGACGAACGCGGCACCCGGCAGGTCGCCGCGATCGCCAAGGCGCTGCGCGGCGCGCGGCATCTGTATCTGGCGACCGACCCGGACCGCGAGGGCGAGGCGATTTCCTGGCATGTCCGGGCGATGCTGGAAGAGAGGAACCTGCTGAAGGGCGTGGACGTCCAGCGGGTGACCTTCAACGAGATCACCAAGAGCGCGATCCGCGCCGCCATGGCGCAGCCGCGCGACCTGGACCAGCCGCTGATCGAGGCCTATCTGGCGCGGCGGGCGCTGGATTACCTGGTGGGCTTCACCCTGTCGCCCGTGCTGTGGCGCAAGCTGCCGGGCTCGCGCAGCGCGGGGCGGGTGCAGTCGGTGGCGCTGCGCCTGATCTGCGAGCGCGAGGCGGAGATCGAGAGCTTCCGCAGCCGCGAATACTGGACGGTCGGCGCCGAGTTCACCACGCCCGAGGGGGCGCGCTTCACCGCGCGGCTGACCCACCTGGCCGGCCGCAAGCTGGAACAGTTCGACCTGCATGACGAGGCCGGCGCGATGGCCGCCAAGGCGGCGGTCGAAGCCGGGCAGTTCGCCGTGCGGTCGGTCGAACGGCGCAAGGTGCGCCGCAATCCGCCGCCGCCCTTCACGACCTCGACCCTGCAGCAGGAGGCGTCGCGCAAGCTGGGCATGGGCGCGCAGGTGACGATGCGCACCGCCCAGCAATTGTACGAAGGCATCGACCTGGGCGGCGAAACGGTCGGCCTGATCACCTATATGCGCACCGATGGCGTACAGATGGCCGGCGAGGCCATCGCCGCCATCCGCGGCCATATCGGCGAGAGCTTCGGCGCCGCCTACCTGCCGGACAAGGCGCGCATCTATTCCACCCGCGCCAAGAACGCGCAGGAGGCGCACGAGGCGATCCGCCCCACCGATGTCGACCGCGCGCCCGCCGAGGTCGCGCGCTACCTGACCGACGACCAGCGGCGGCTGTACGAGCTGATCTGGAAACGCTCGGTCGCCAGCCAGATGCAGTCGGCCGAACTGGACCAGGTGATCGTCGAGATCGCCGATGCGGGCGGGGCGGCGACATTGCGGGCCACCGGTTCGATGATCGCCTTCGACGGGTTCCTGAAGCTGTACAGCGAGGGACGGGACGATACCGGGTCGAAAGACGAGCAGGACGAGGACAGCCGCATGCTGCCGCCGATGCGCGAGCGCGATCCGCTGCGGCGCGGCGCGGTTGCGGCCGAGCAGCATTTCACCCAGCCGCCGCCGCGCTATTCGGAAGCGTCGCTGGTCAAGAAGATGGAAGAGATCGGCATCGGGCGGCCGTCAACCTATGCCTCGATCCTGTCGGTGCTGCGCGACCGCAACTATGTTCGGCTGGAGGCCCGCCGCTTCATTCCCGAGGATCGGGGCAGGCTGGTCACCGCGTTCCTGACCTCGTTCTTCGAACGTTATGTCGACACCCAGTTCACGGCCGGGCTGGAAGAGCAGCTGGACGACATATCGGGCGGCCGGGCGGACTGGCGCGACGTGATGGCGGCCTTCTGGCAGGATTTTTCCCACGCGGTCGACCAGACGAAGGAGCTGAAGATCTCCGACGTCATCAACGCGCTGGACAACGACCTGGCGCCGCATTTCTTCCCCGCCCGACCCGACGGCGGCGACCCGCGGGTCTGCACCGCCTGCGGCACCGGGCGGCTGGGACTGAAGCTGGGGCGCTATGGCGCGTTCATCGGCTGTTCGAACTATCCGACCTGCCAGTTCACCCGCCGGCTGGTGGTGGACCCCAAGGAAGAGGGCGATGCCGACACGCTGAAGGACGGGATGCGGGTGCTGGGCCAGCACCCCGAGACCGGCGACGAGATCAGCGTGCGGCGCGGCCCGTGGGGCCTGTATGTCCAGCAGGGCGAACCCGACCCCGAGGACAAGAAGGCCAAGCCCCGGCGCGCCACCATCCCGCGCGGCATCGAAGGCGACAAGATCACGCTGGACCAGGCGGTGGGCCTGCTGTCCCTGCCGCGGATCATCGGCCCCCATCCGGAAACCGGCGAGATGATCGAGGCCGGGCTGGGGCGGTTCGGGCCCTATGTGAAGATGGGCGCCGTGTTCGGGTCGCTGGACAAGGATGACGACATCCTGACCGTCGGGCTGAATCGCGCGGTGGACGTGCTGGCGCGCAAGCTGGCGTCGGTGCGCACCCTGGCGCCGCATCCCAAGGACGGCGAGCCGGTGATCGTGCGCAAGGGCCGCTTCGGCCCCTATGTCCAGCACGGGCAGGTCGTCGCCAACCTGCCGCGCGGCGAGGCGATGGAGGACGTGACCCTGGATGCGGCGCTGGCGCTGCTGGCCGAGAAGGGCAAGCCGCTGAAACCGCGCGGCAAGGCCGCAGCGAAGAAGGCCCCCGTGAAGAAGGCTTCTGCCAAAAAAGCCGCCGCCCCCAAGGCCGCCCCCAAGGAAGCGAAGCCGAAAGCCGCACGCGCGAGCGCCAAGGCCGACACCAAGGAGAGCGCCCCCCCCCGGGCGCGGCGCGCCGCAGCCAAGGCGGGCTGA
- a CDS encoding DUF1491 family protein yields the protein MTEARLRTSLWAAAVIRQANQDGHPAMVLRRGDADAGGVLAVLLGRDGRLSVLSQTRAPDGRPAWIRGTGVEPVDQQAADAYVARQVGRDPDLWVLEFDAPNLLPPFEALLI from the coding sequence ATGACCGAGGCCCGGCTGCGTACCAGCCTGTGGGCTGCCGCCGTCATCCGGCAGGCGAACCAGGACGGCCACCCCGCCATGGTGCTGCGCCGCGGCGATGCGGATGCGGGGGGGGTGCTGGCGGTGCTGCTGGGACGGGATGGACGCCTGTCCGTGCTGAGCCAGACCCGGGCGCCGGACGGGCGTCCGGCCTGGATTCGCGGCACGGGGGTCGAACCGGTCGACCAGCAGGCCGCCGACGCCTATGTCGCCCGCCAGGTAGGCCGCGACCCCGATCTGTGGGTGCTGGAATTCGACGCGCCGAACCTGTTGCCCCCGTTCGAGGCGCTGCTGATCTGA
- the plsY gene encoding glycerol-3-phosphate 1-O-acyltransferase PlsY, with the protein MHDAVPAFALPLLAAIALLSYGIGSVPFGLLLAQFGGAGDIRRIGSGNIGATNVLRTGRRGLAAATLLLDGAKGAFAVACGFILSPFHTEQAMAVAAIFAVLGHCFPVWLKFHGGKGVATGLGAALALDWRVGLACCAIWLAVARLTRISSAGALSAFVALPVLLTLLNGGDPGAPIPLAGLLIAVLALARHHGNIRRLLSGAEPRIGRKTP; encoded by the coding sequence ATGCACGACGCGGTTCCGGCCTTCGCCCTGCCCCTGCTGGCGGCGATCGCGCTGCTGTCCTATGGCATCGGCAGCGTGCCGTTCGGCCTGCTGCTGGCGCAGTTCGGCGGGGCGGGGGATATCAGGCGTATCGGGTCGGGCAATATCGGCGCGACCAACGTGCTGCGCACGGGACGGCGCGGGCTGGCGGCGGCGACCCTGCTGCTGGACGGGGCCAAGGGCGCTTTCGCCGTGGCCTGCGGCTTTATCCTGTCGCCGTTCCATACCGAGCAGGCCATGGCTGTGGCGGCCATATTCGCTGTGCTGGGCCATTGCTTTCCGGTCTGGCTGAAATTTCACGGCGGCAAGGGCGTGGCCACGGGGCTGGGCGCGGCGCTGGCCCTGGATTGGCGGGTCGGCCTGGCCTGCTGCGCGATCTGGCTGGCGGTGGCGCGGCTGACGCGCATTTCCTCGGCCGGGGCGCTGTCGGCGTTCGTGGCGTTGCCGGTGCTGCTGACGCTGTTGAACGGCGGCGATCCGGGCGCGCCGATTCCGCTGGCAGGGCTGCTGATCGCGGTGCTGGCCCTGGCGCGGCATCACGGCAATATCCGCCGGCTGCTGTCCGGCGCCGAGCCGCGGATCGGGCGGAAGACGCCGTGA
- a CDS encoding S41 family peptidase, producing MRGLPFSAAPGRPPARLRRAARRIAMLALPTRSIAAMLIVIHLTTAVAGHAAQTPAPVPQPAPPSTPTPTVTPATTPAAPAPQAAQDAQTPQGTGASVQADLDPALLSSVVSAALAFLLPRTLESHTPREFSLWGLNGLSAIDPSLTVTEPAGAVQLAQGQETILRLPAPAESDLAGWTALTVQLMRAAWGRSAALRDGGGGGLLQGFFDELFNHMDPYSRYVAPAPATTDRDTRTGGEAGTGLTLGRDARSVLITGVNANGPAWPAGLSTGQRLYAVNGRATRDQTAGTVAQWLLGEAGSKVTLLVGDARGRRTVVLRRASVPPETVFAYAADHVVVIRVTAFSADTAQEMSQYLDQASDDAHLRGLVVDLRGNRGGVLQQAVTTSALVLDRGVAAITNGRDPQANHVWAVQGGDMTGGVPIVVLVDGRTASAAEILAAALADHRRAVVVGSATLGKGLVQTIGQMPDGGELFVTWSRVLAPLGWPLQGLGVMPQLCTSRGEADLARQLQDLAAGQDDMRDAVHAARAARYPVPVSRILEIRKFCPAAIGTDSDLDAARSLLDNPAEYRAALDAIPDEGTYAPQTE from the coding sequence ATGCGCGGCCTGCCCTTTTCGGCTGCGCCGGGCCGGCCGCCCGCGCGATTGCGCCGGGCGGCGCGGCGCATCGCCATGCTGGCGCTGCCGACGCGGTCGATCGCGGCGATGCTGATCGTCATCCATCTGACGACGGCGGTGGCGGGCCATGCGGCCCAGACGCCGGCCCCCGTCCCGCAGCCCGCGCCGCCATCCACCCCAACGCCGACCGTGACTCCGGCCACGACTCCGGCTGCGCCGGCGCCCCAGGCGGCGCAGGATGCCCAGACGCCGCAGGGTACCGGCGCATCGGTCCAGGCCGACCTGGACCCTGCCCTGCTGTCCTCGGTCGTCAGCGCGGCGCTGGCCTTCCTGCTGCCGCGCACGCTGGAGAGCCATACGCCGCGCGAATTTTCCCTGTGGGGCCTGAACGGGCTGAGCGCCATCGACCCGTCCCTGACGGTGACCGAACCCGCCGGCGCGGTCCAGCTTGCCCAAGGGCAGGAGACGATCCTGCGCCTGCCCGCCCCGGCCGAGAGCGACCTGGCCGGCTGGACCGCGCTGACGGTCCAGTTGATGCGGGCGGCCTGGGGCCGCTCGGCCGCCCTGCGCGACGGCGGCGGCGGCGGGCTGCTGCAGGGGTTCTTCGACGAGTTGTTCAACCATATGGATCCGTATTCGCGCTATGTCGCGCCCGCGCCGGCCACGACCGACCGCGACACGCGCACGGGCGGCGAGGCCGGGACCGGCCTGACCCTGGGCCGCGACGCGCGATCGGTCCTGATTACCGGGGTCAACGCTAATGGTCCGGCCTGGCCGGCAGGGCTGTCGACCGGCCAGCGGCTCTATGCCGTCAATGGCCGCGCGACCCGCGACCAGACGGCCGGGACGGTCGCCCAGTGGCTGCTGGGCGAGGCCGGCAGCAAGGTGACGCTGCTGGTGGGCGATGCACGTGGCCGGAGGACTGTCGTGCTGCGCCGCGCATCGGTACCGCCCGAGACGGTCTTCGCCTATGCGGCGGACCATGTGGTGGTGATCCGCGTCACGGCCTTTTCCGCCGATACGGCGCAGGAAATGAGCCAGTATCTGGACCAGGCGTCGGACGACGCGCATCTGCGCGGGCTGGTGGTGGATCTGCGCGGCAACCGGGGCGGCGTGCTGCAGCAGGCGGTGACGACCAGCGCACTGGTGCTGGATCGCGGCGTCGCGGCGATCACCAACGGGCGGGATCCGCAGGCCAACCATGTCTGGGCGGTGCAGGGCGGCGACATGACCGGCGGCGTGCCGATCGTCGTGCTGGTGGACGGGCGCACCGCCAGCGCGGCGGAAATCCTGGCCGCCGCGCTGGCCGACCACCGGCGCGCCGTGGTGGTCGGCAGCGCCACGCTGGGCAAGGGGCTGGTGCAGACGATCGGCCAGATGCCCGACGGCGGGGAATTATTCGTGACCTGGAGTCGCGTGCTGGCACCACTGGGCTGGCCGCTGCAGGGGCTGGGCGTGATGCCGCAGCTCTGCACCAGCCGGGGCGAGGCCGACCTGGCCCGGCAGTTGCAGGACCTGGCGGCCGGCCAGGACGACATGCGCGATGCCGTTCACGCCGCGCGGGCCGCGCGCTATCCGGTCCCGGTGTCGCGGATCCTGGAGATCCGCAAATTCTGCCCGGCGGCCATCGGCACCGATTCCGACCTGGATGCCGCGCGGTCGCTGCTGGACAATCCGGCGGAATATCGCGCCGCCCTGGACGCCATTCCCGACGAGGGCACCTATGCCCCGCAAACCGAATGA
- a CDS encoding VacB/RNase II family 3'-5' exoribonuclease — protein sequence MEGRDLSDPPSPDPVPTDTAPPAALPAAKGALPDRETLRRFIAGASGRVGKREIARAFGLGPEHKAALRDMLRALALEGTLVPAGARRFRASAAMPEAAVVQVTGTDPDGDPIARPVAWDGDGPPPVIFMHPEQKGRPALAPGERVVARLKRLGPGRYEGRTLRRLTDAPARIVGVFRSAPPDVPPPGDVPRRPAEAGRLIPADRRAKAEWIIPAGETLGAEDEDVVIAEPLPLAGPGLKPARIIERLGPMGDARSVSLLAIHTHGIPDAFSAEALAEAERARGVPAEGREDLREVPLITIDGADARDFDDAVYAEPDGDGFRLIVAIADVAHYVRPGSALDREAQRRGNSVYFPDRVVPMLPEALSNGWCSLRPGEDRGCLFAELHIDAHGAKTRHRFGRGIMRSAARLTYDEAQAAIDGAQETGLPDGLIGTLFAAFRALAAARARRGTLDLDVPERTVRLDPQGRIVTIDPRPRFDSHRLIEEFMVLANVAAAEELERRRRPCLYRVHAPPSPERAGAMRDSLSVMGFALPPAGALQARDLGRVLAQAAGGDSATLVSETILRAQSQAEYSPDNIGHFGLALPAYAHFTSPIRRYADLMVHRTLIGLGTLPPDGMPAGDAARLAEIGEQVSATERRAVLAERETTERYVALWLAERIGMEFYGHVTGVARFGAFVTLTRTGATGLVPVSTLPDDVWTHDDTTQTLRGRHGGMRLSLGQPVTIRLVEATPVTGGLLFALVDPDMGADRVADRARTGAARRGRTRGMHRR from the coding sequence ATGGAGGGACGGGACCTGTCCGACCCGCCTTCACCCGATCCCGTGCCGACCGATACTGCGCCCCCGGCCGCTCTTCCGGCGGCCAAGGGGGCGTTGCCGGATCGCGAGACCCTGCGCCGGTTCATCGCCGGCGCCAGCGGCCGGGTGGGCAAGCGCGAGATCGCCCGGGCGTTCGGCCTGGGGCCGGAGCACAAGGCGGCGCTGCGCGACATGCTGCGCGCGCTGGCGCTGGAGGGCACGCTGGTGCCGGCCGGCGCCAGGCGGTTCCGTGCCTCGGCCGCGATGCCGGAGGCCGCGGTGGTGCAGGTCACGGGCACCGACCCGGACGGCGATCCGATCGCCCGGCCGGTGGCATGGGACGGCGACGGGCCGCCTCCGGTCATCTTCATGCATCCCGAGCAGAAGGGACGCCCCGCCCTGGCGCCGGGAGAGCGGGTGGTCGCCCGCCTGAAGCGACTGGGCCCCGGCCGGTACGAGGGACGCACCCTGCGCCGGCTGACCGACGCGCCGGCGCGCATTGTCGGGGTATTCCGCTCCGCGCCGCCCGATGTGCCGCCGCCGGGGGACGTACCGCGCCGCCCTGCCGAGGCCGGCCGGCTGATCCCCGCCGACCGGCGGGCGAAGGCGGAATGGATCATCCCCGCGGGCGAGACGCTGGGCGCCGAGGACGAGGACGTCGTCATCGCCGAGCCGCTGCCGCTGGCCGGGCCGGGGCTGAAGCCCGCGCGGATCATCGAACGGCTGGGCCCGATGGGGGATGCGCGGTCGGTCAGCCTGCTGGCGATCCATACCCATGGGATTCCCGACGCCTTTTCCGCCGAGGCGCTGGCCGAGGCCGAGCGGGCGCGTGGCGTGCCGGCCGAAGGGCGCGAGGATCTGCGCGAGGTTCCGCTGATCACCATCGACGGGGCCGACGCACGCGATTTCGACGATGCGGTCTATGCCGAGCCTGACGGCGACGGATTCCGCCTGATCGTCGCGATCGCCGACGTGGCGCATTACGTGCGTCCGGGATCGGCCCTGGACCGCGAGGCGCAGCGGCGCGGCAACTCGGTCTATTTCCCCGACCGGGTGGTGCCGATGCTGCCCGAGGCGCTGTCCAATGGCTGGTGCTCGCTGCGGCCCGGCGAGGATCGGGGCTGCCTGTTCGCCGAGCTTCATATCGATGCCCACGGCGCCAAGACCCGCCATCGCTTCGGCCGGGGCATCATGCGCAGCGCCGCGCGCCTGACCTATGACGAAGCGCAGGCGGCGATCGACGGGGCGCAGGAGACGGGGCTGCCGGACGGGCTGATCGGCACGCTGTTCGCCGCCTTTCGGGCGCTGGCGGCGGCACGGGCGCGGCGTGGCACGCTGGACCTGGACGTACCGGAACGGACGGTGCGGCTGGATCCGCAGGGGCGAATCGTCACCATAGACCCGCGCCCGCGCTTCGACAGCCACCGGCTGATCGAGGAATTCATGGTGCTGGCCAATGTCGCCGCCGCCGAGGAACTGGAGCGCCGCCGCCGGCCGTGCCTCTACCGCGTCCACGCTCCGCCCTCGCCCGAGCGGGCGGGGGCGATGCGCGACAGCCTGTCGGTCATGGGTTTTGCCCTGCCGCCGGCCGGCGCGCTGCAGGCCCGCGACCTGGGCAGGGTCCTGGCGCAGGCGGCCGGGGGCGACTCGGCGACGCTGGTCAGCGAGACGATCCTGCGGGCGCAGAGCCAGGCGGAATACAGCCCGGACAATATCGGTCATTTCGGCCTGGCGCTGCCGGCCTATGCCCATTTCACCAGCCCGATCCGTCGCTATGCCGACCTGATGGTCCACCGCACCCTGATCGGCCTGGGCACGCTGCCGCCCGACGGCATGCCAGCCGGCGATGCCGCGCGCCTGGCCGAGATCGGCGAGCAGGTCAGCGCCACCGAGCGGCGCGCCGTCCTGGCCGAACGAGAAACCACCGAACGCTATGTCGCACTGTGGCTTGCCGAACGCATCGGAATGGAATTTTACGGTCACGTGACAGGCGTGGCCCGGTTCGGCGCGTTCGTGACATTGACGCGGACCGGCGCCACCGGTCTGGTGCCGGTATCGACCCTGCCCGACGATGTCTGGACCCATGACGACACGACTCAAACGCTGCGCGGCCGCCATGGCGGGATGCGTCTCTCGCTGGGACAGCCCGTCACGATTCGTCTGGTCGAGGCGACGCCGGTGACGGGCGGCCTGCTGTTCGCCTTGGTCGATCCGGACATGGGCGCCGATCGGGTTGCCGATCGAGCTCGGACCGGCGCGGCGCGCCGCGGCCGCACGCGTGGCATGCACCGACGCTGA
- the dprA gene encoding DNA-processing protein DprA, with amino-acid sequence MSAAERLATHLRLARTEGVGPVGYRKLLLDYGDAADALAALPARARAAGRARALRIPTPDEIAAEIDGTTALGGRILILGDPDYPPLLAAIHDAPPALSVLGDPARLHGCAVGIVGARNASSNGARMAESLAATLAAQGITIISGMARGIDAAAHRGALRAGATIAAVAGGLDRPYPSEHAELQSLIARHGAVVTETPLGVAPQTRHFPRRNRLIAGLAQGCVVVEAALRSGSLITAELATLYGRTVFAVPGSPLDPRCRGSNALLRHGAVLTESEHDVLAELPEERRGERIGAGAAAPRPGRPGDLAQHQAPWPAPPPAEAAGRAPAIDADTPEDAGEIRRAVLSLLSFTPTPVDDLVRRCQFSTSAILTVLSELELAGNIETLPGGSVVLPSLPPAGRPDLEREA; translated from the coding sequence GTGAGCGCCGCCGAACGGCTGGCCACCCATCTGCGCCTGGCGCGGACCGAGGGGGTCGGCCCTGTCGGCTATCGCAAATTGCTGCTGGATTACGGCGACGCGGCCGACGCGCTGGCCGCCTTGCCGGCGCGGGCCCGCGCGGCCGGACGCGCGCGGGCGCTGCGCATTCCCACGCCAGACGAGATCGCGGCGGAAATCGACGGCACGACGGCGCTGGGCGGCCGGATCCTGATCCTGGGCGATCCGGATTATCCGCCCCTGCTGGCGGCGATCCACGACGCGCCGCCGGCGCTGTCCGTGCTGGGCGACCCGGCGCGGCTGCACGGCTGCGCGGTGGGGATCGTGGGCGCACGCAATGCCTCGTCCAACGGGGCGCGCATGGCCGAAAGCCTGGCGGCCACCCTGGCGGCGCAAGGGATCACGATCATTTCAGGAATGGCACGGGGAATCGACGCCGCCGCCCATCGCGGCGCGCTGCGCGCCGGCGCGACGATCGCGGCGGTGGCGGGCGGACTGGACCGTCCCTATCCGTCCGAACACGCAGAATTGCAGTCGCTGATCGCCCGGCACGGCGCGGTGGTGACCGAGACCCCGCTGGGCGTTGCGCCGCAGACCCGTCATTTCCCCCGGCGCAACCGGCTGATCGCCGGGTTGGCCCAGGGCTGCGTCGTCGTCGAGGCCGCATTGCGCTCGGGCAGCCTGATCACCGCCGAACTGGCGACCCTGTATGGTCGGACGGTCTTCGCCGTGCCCGGATCGCCGCTGGATCCGCGCTGTCGCGGCAGCAACGCGCTGTTGCGGCATGGGGCGGTCCTGACCGAAAGCGAGCATGACGTGCTGGCCGAACTGCCAGAAGAAAGACGTGGGGAAAGGATCGGGGCGGGCGCCGCGGCGCCCCGTCCCGGCCGGCCGGGGGACCTGGCGCAGCATCAGGCGCCGTGGCCCGCCCCGCCCCCGGCGGAGGCCGCCGGGAGGGCCCCGGCGATCGACGCCGACACCCCTGAAGATGCCGGGGAGATTCGCCGCGCGGTGCTGTCGCTGCTGTCATTTACGCCGACGCCGGTTGACGATCTCGTACGGCGCTGCCAGTTCTCGACATCGGCTATCCTGACCGTGCTGTCGGAACTGGAGCTGGCAGGCAACATCGAAACCCTTCCAGGTGGTAGCGTTGTCCTTCCATCCCTGCCCCCCGCAGGCCGGCCGGACCTGGAACGAGAAGCGTAA